A window of Bradyrhizobium diazoefficiens genomic DNA:
CAACGGCTCGATCGACTGGCTGTGCTGGCCGGCCTTCGATTCCGACGCCTGCTTTGCCGCCATCCTCGGCACGCACAGGAACGGCCGCTGGCTGATCGCACCGAGTGAGGACGCGACCAGCACCTCGCGGCGTTATCGCGGCGAGACCCTCATCCTCGAAACGCGTTTTGAGACGAAGGGCGGCACCGTCGCGCTGATCGACTTCATGCCCCCGCGCGGCAAGGCGTCCGATATCGTGCGGCTGGTGCGCGGCGTCGACGGGACGGTGAAGATGCGGATGGAACTCGTGATCCGCTTCGGCTTCGGCACCGAGATTCCCTGGGTGCGGCGGATCGACCATTCCCTGATGGCAGTTGCCGGCCAGGACATGACTGTGCTGCGCACGCCGGCGAAGACCCGCGGCGAGGACCTGACCACGGTTTCCGACTTCGAGGTGAAGGCCGGCGAGACCGTGCCGTTCGTGCTGACCTACGGCCCCTCGCATCTCGAGCCGCCCGCGCCGATCGATCCGGAGAACGCGCTCCGCGAGACGGAGGAATTCTGGAAGGACTGGTGCAGCCATTGCACCCGCGACGGCGACTATCGCGACCTGATCCTGCGCTCGCTGATCACGCTGAAAGCGCTGACTTTCGGTCCGACCGGCGGCATCGTCGCGGCGCCCACCACCTCATTGCCGGAGAAGCTCGGGGGCAGCAGGAATTGGGATTATCGCTTCTGCTGGCTGCGCGACGCCACCTTCACGCTGCTGGCGCTGATGAACTCGGGCTATACCGAGGAAGCGTCGGCCTGGCACAATTGGCTGTTGCGCGCCGCCGCCGGCTCGCCCTCGAACATGCAGATCATGTACGGCATCTGGGGCCAGCGGCGGCTGCTGGAATGGGAGGCGAACTGGCTCGACGGCTATGAGGGGGCACGGCCGGTGCGCATCGGCAATGCCGCGCACGCGCAACTCCAGCTCGACGTCTACGGCGAGTTGGTTGACGCCTTCCACCAGTCGCGCATGGCCAAGCTCGAGCTCAACGAGGAGACCTGGAGGCTGGAATGCGCCGTGCTCAATCATCTGGCCGAAGTCTGGGACCGGCCCGATCACGGCATCTGGGAGCGGCGCGGAGAGCCGAAGCACTATGTCTTCTCCAAGGTGATGACCTGGGTCGCCTTCGACCGCGGCATCAAGAGTGCCGAAACCTTTGGCTTCAAGGCGCCGCTCTTGCACTGGCGCACCTTGCGCGAGGCCATTCATCGCGACGTCTGCAACAAAGGATTCGACGCGGAGGAAAATGCCTTCGTCGAGTCCTACGGCTCCAAACTGCTCGACGCCAGCGTGCTGCTGCTGCCGGCCGTCGGCTTCCTGCCGCCGTCGGACCCACGTATCCGTGGTACCATCGCAGCGGTCGAGACATGCCTGATGCGCGACGGGTTCGTGCTGCGGCATGATCCGCGCGAATTGCCCGCCGGGCAGCCGCCACTCGAAGGCGCGTTCCTGGCCTGCACATTATGGCTGGCTGATGCCCATGTACTGTCGGGAGATCTCGAAAAGGCGCAAGCCTTGCTCGATCGCGTGGCCGGCATCGCGAACGACGTCGGTCTGCTGGCTGAGGAATACGATTCAGTCGCCCGGCGTCAGACCGGCAATTTCCCGCAGGCGCTGACCCACATCGCGCTGGTCAACACCGCGCACAATCTGTCGGCGGCGCGGCAGGAGAGCGAGAAGCCGGCGGTGCAGCGGTCGAAGTAGCGAGCGATGACTTTGATTGAGACGGCAGGGCCGCCAAGCGGCACCATAGAGCCTCATCCGACCCCATTCCGCTTCAAGATCATCTCCATCGCCTCGGCAAAACCGTCCTGCTCGTTGGTCGCGGTGACGTGGGTGGCCCGGTCTTTGACATTGTCGGTGGCATTGCCCATGGCGATCGAGACGCCGCTGATTGCGAACATCGCAAGGTCGTTCTGCATGTCGCCGATGGTGGCGACGGCGTCGGTCGCAAGGCCCAGGCGCTTGGCCATGGCCTCGACGAACGTGCCCTTGTTGAAGCCGGGCGGGGTGATGTCGAGATAATAGGTCTGCGAGCGCACCGCGGTGGCCTCGCTGCCGAGCGCTTCCTGCATCGCCTTCTCGCAAGCCTCGAGGCCGGCGGCATCGGCGCTGGCGCCGACGATTTTGCACGCGCTCGCGAAATAGGGCAAAAAGTCTCCTACGACAGTTGGGTCAGATCGGATCGTGTGCTGCTCGTGCGCGACGTAGCTGCCGTTCGGGTTGTCGATCAACCATTTGTCGTAAGTAAAGAGCCAGATGTCGGCGCCGAACTCGCGAAGGATCTGCAGGGACCGTTCGGCCGCGGTCGCCGGAAT
This region includes:
- a CDS encoding HAD family hydrolase encodes the protein MTKISLVVSDVDGTLLTRDKTLTERARSAVQRLHQAGIGFTITSSRPAIGMRFLIEPLALWLPIGPFNGSSIVDPEMRPVEQHLIPATAAERSLQILREFGADIWLFTYDKWLIDNPNGSYVAHEQHTIRSDPTVVGDFLPYFASACKIVGASADAAGLEACEKAMQEALGSEATAVRSQTYYLDITPPGFNKGTFVEAMAKRLGLATDAVATIGDMQNDLAMFAISGVSIAMGNATDNVKDRATHVTATNEQDGFAEAMEMILKRNGVG
- a CDS encoding glycoside hydrolase family 15 protein — encoded protein: MSQRIEDYALIGDCETAALVGRNGSIDWLCWPAFDSDACFAAILGTHRNGRWLIAPSEDATSTSRRYRGETLILETRFETKGGTVALIDFMPPRGKASDIVRLVRGVDGTVKMRMELVIRFGFGTEIPWVRRIDHSLMAVAGQDMTVLRTPAKTRGEDLTTVSDFEVKAGETVPFVLTYGPSHLEPPAPIDPENALRETEEFWKDWCSHCTRDGDYRDLILRSLITLKALTFGPTGGIVAAPTTSLPEKLGGSRNWDYRFCWLRDATFTLLALMNSGYTEEASAWHNWLLRAAAGSPSNMQIMYGIWGQRRLLEWEANWLDGYEGARPVRIGNAAHAQLQLDVYGELVDAFHQSRMAKLELNEETWRLECAVLNHLAEVWDRPDHGIWERRGEPKHYVFSKVMTWVAFDRGIKSAETFGFKAPLLHWRTLREAIHRDVCNKGFDAEENAFVESYGSKLLDASVLLLPAVGFLPPSDPRIRGTIAAVETCLMRDGFVLRHDPRELPAGQPPLEGAFLACTLWLADAHVLSGDLEKAQALLDRVAGIANDVGLLAEEYDSVARRQTGNFPQALTHIALVNTAHNLSAARQESEKPAVQRSK